A window of the Mus pahari chromosome 1, PAHARI_EIJ_v1.1, whole genome shotgun sequence genome harbors these coding sequences:
- the Cavin3 gene encoding caveolae-associated protein 3 — protein MGESALEPGSVPEAPAGGPVHAVTVVTLLEKLATMLEALRERQGGLAERQGGLAGSVRRIQSGLGALSRSHDTTSNTLTQLLAKAERVGSHADAAQERAVSRAAQVQRLEANHGLLVARGKLHVLLFKEETEIPARAFQKAPELLGPEDQLVLGPEQPEDEVGESSDEEPVESRAQRLRRTGLQKVQSLKRALSSRKAAQQTPVKPPRLGPVRSSEGPSEGQPAAPPAMEFELEPALEPEPPPPTKEDPERPVLQIESAA, from the exons ATGGGGGAGAGCGCACTGGAGCCCGGGTCTGTGCCCGAGGCGCCGGCTGGGGGTCCCGTGCACGCAGTCACCGTGGTGACCTTGCTGGAGAAGCTGGCCACCATGCTGGAGGCGCTGCGGGAGCGGCAGGGCGGCCTGGCTGAGAGGCAGGGCGGCCTGGCGGGCTCGGTGCGCCGCATCCAGAGTGGCCTGGGCGCGCTGAGTCGCAGCCACGACACCACCAGCAACACACTGACGCAGTTGCTGGCCAAGGCGGAGCGCGTGGGCTCGCACGCAGACGCAGCCCAGGAGCGGGCGGTGAGCCGCGCCGCTCAGGTGCAGCGGTTGGAGGCCAACCACGGGCTGCTGGTGGCGCGCGGGAAGCTGCACGTCCTGCTCTTCAAG GAGGAGACTGAAATTCCAGCCCGCGCCTTCCAGAAAGCACCAGAGCTCTTGGGCCCGGAGGACCAGTTGGTGCTGGGTCCGGAGCAGCCAGAGGATGAAGTTGGAGAGAGTTCTGACGAGGAGCCTGTGGAGTCCAGGGCTCAGCGGCTGCGACGCACTGGCTTACAGAAAGTTCAAAGCCTGAAAAGGGCTCTTTCCAGTCGTAAAGCAGCACAACAAACACCAGTCAAGCCGCCACGCCTAGGGCCTGTCCGGAGCTCTGAAGGCCCATCAGAAGGCCAGCCTGCAGCTCCGCCTGCAATGGAGTTCGAGCTCGAGCCTGCCCTGGAGCCAGAACCTCCTCCACCTACCAAGGAAGATCCCGAGAGACCCGTACTTCAAATAGAGAGCGCAGCCTGA